From the genome of Bacteroidota bacterium:
TTGATTATTGCCACTTAGCAATTCCACATTTGCTGCACCTGAGGTCACGGAAAACAGAGAAAATTTTACCGGTGAACCTTTGAGACCTAACACTGTAGCAAAGACAAATATGGAATCAGCTTTTGAACCAAGTGTGACTGTGGTTTGTGCATAACCGTTTCCGTCTGTCACTGCGGTAGTATCGCTAAAGGTGGCATTACTTTTTTCTACCGTAAACTCCACAAGAATACCGCGAACTGGCCGACCATTCGCAGCAAGTATTCTTATTTTTATTGGTATCGGTAATTTTGTATTCACTATTCCAGTCTGAAATCCGCCGCCTGAACTTATTATCCTGTCGGGTTCTTCTTTTCCTGTTCCTGCAATAGTGTCCCGATCGATACACGATGTTGAGTAGAGCATGACAGCAATAATGCTGATGAACAATACGTTAATCTTTGTCATATAGTTATTATTCATAGATATTGAGATTTTGATCTTCCATGATGACCGCTAACTTTAAAGTTATTACTCCAATATTTTCCGCGTCAATATAGACAATGTATAAACCGCTGGCGACGAAGAACCCTTTTTCATTGCGTAAGTCCCACCGAAAGAATTGAGAGAGATCATCCTTATACATTGTGCGTACGTGAATTCCTCCCAGGTTAAAAATTCTTATAGTTGCTTTTTCGGGAAGGTGGGAGAATGTGACAAACTTGTTTGTCGTTGAACTTTCAAAGATGTTCACTCCATAATACGGATTGGGAAATACATTGATGGTGTTCAACTGTTGCTTTGCAGAAATTTTATTCTCTTTCTGGATGGGTTGCAATGTAATCCGTCTGATGTCTCCGTATTTGATTGATTTATTGGGAGTCAGACGAATGATTGTTCCCGGTGCCGGGGGGATTCCATTGTCCGACTCATTCACTATGATAATATTCCGTGCAATATGATTTAATCCATTAATGAGTCGGGCGCGAACGGTATTTGTTGTAGGGAGCGTTCCATTCCGTGTCAACGTATTGTATGAGATATCGTTTCCAACGGCATCAGCTTTATTCACTACGCCAACGATCTTATCAAATGTCGGTTTGCCATTTTTAAATGTGTTCCCTTTTATATTCCAAAGGGAATCTGTGGCAATGGTATTTTCAATGACAGCCCAAACACGCACAGAATCCTGATACACTTGAAAAGGAACTCTGATAAACTTGGTCTCGGCAGGTAAACGAGCATCAATCATGGCCCAATTGGTGTCATTCGTAAAACGAATTTCTATAACCGATTCGGTAAGATTGTAACCACCCCAGGAAATACCCGGTCCAATTAACGAATATGTTCCTTCCTTATTCGTCTGATTCACGACGTTCGAACGAGACGGTGCCACTTGTTCACCGGATTTGAAACCTGTCGGTGCCGGAGAGACATAAAGCGAAATCCCTTCGAAAACAAAACGATTTTCGAGAAAAGTAAATACCGATCGTGAGCTCGTCGCAAAATCGGGCAACGGAAGTTTCACTCTTGGTATGGATCCGTCGTAAAATTGTCCTCGCAATTCACCATTCGGATAGTTTGTCGATTTGACCATGACATATAAAAATCCTGCAGCAAGGTCTCTAATAATAGAATCCGTTAATGGTTGCTGAGTGTCTGTTTTTAACCAAACTCCTGATGCAGTCTTACTGTTAATCGATAAAGTCTTGAGCACCGGACCATTTTGTGTCTTTGGCCCCTGACCAATTTCGATGGAGGTAACATTGGTATTTGTATTCACTTCGACTGAATAGGTAATCTTATCCAATGCGTCATTGATCGTAAATAATGCAATCCCCGTTCCTGTTGGAAGCGGATTCGGTCGAGGGAGTGGAAGTTCATTTGCCGTCAGTCTGGCTTTCACCGTAGTATAATTTGAACCTGGTTCATTCTTCACCATTGTCCATGTGGAACTTGCGTCCGAAACACCAAACCAAAAATCATACGTTCCTCCTACCACAGAATAGGGATCGAGAATTTTTACACCGATGCGAACGTCATTCTGTCCAATAAAATTTTCACCGAGATTTTCTAACGAATCTTTGATTGCATACGGAAGAATCGTTTCCGGATTCGGCCGATGAGGAACCGCACTAATAATCTGCGGCTCACTCTCAATTGTCCTCAACAATGCCGATGGATTGTTTGTATAGGCATACGACGTGACGGCAAAATAATATTGCTGTCCGTTGACAAAAGGTATATTGCGTAAGGCATCATTTTTCAGGATGAGATATCGAATAATACCGGAATTTTTCCCTTCCTGTTTCACCTGTAATTCAACTCTTCCTGTCTGCAGATTGATGTCTTCTTGCACAATCTGTGTTACTTCATTTTGCAGATCGTATGTACCAACTTTTTTCCACGTATATGGTGCTGACAATGGATGAGCCAGTTGATAGAGATTATACCCTTCAAACAGATACCCTCGGGATGAAAATCGTTCCGTTTGATTCAGCCGAGCCGTATCCTTTTCCCACTCGATCAAAAAACTGTTATCAAGCTCGGTCAGTGTCGCATTCATTTTCGGCAGGCTCGGTGCAGGTGTTACAAACTGTTGATATGAATCTTGAACAATCTTGTCGTAATACTTCAATACATGAACACTAGCTACTCTGTCGGGTGAATCAGCCGCAATCAACGCTGATACAATTTCCTGCGTATCTCCAAGAGCCATTGAAAACGGACCTGTTGAAAGTATCAATTCTCTCGAGCTTGCCCCCTCATACACTCCGTCTATCCAACCGTTTTTAGAAACCGGATCTCCTGTTGACCAAAATTTTGCTTTTTGAAGTGTGGTGGGATCAACGCGTAAATTTGTATCCACAGTGGGATATCCTTTTAACGCATTGACCATCTCCGATGCACCGGAACCAGTTAGAAATGGTGGTCTATTTAATGGCCCAAAATATGTAATGGATGTTGTCGGCAGATTTTTGTATCCACGCTTGTATGAAAAATTTACGAGTGCAGAATCGATACTTGTCCCTTTAACGATCGGACCCTGAAGGATATCATACCCCACAGCAGGAGGAATGCGATTAAACTTTCGATATTCATTATCCAGAATTTTAGCATTATACACGAAACCGAGTCCTAGCAAAGAGTCTGAACCAGCAAGATTATCGTTTGATTGGCCGAGTGTCACGGTCGAAAGTACTCCAACATACATATTCGAAAGCAAACTTGATGCCGAAGTGTTTGCAGTTCCTTTATAAATCATTTTATATCGGCGAAAGATCGTATTCCCAAGTGCTCCATTTGTGTTATATCCCCAAATAGTGAATTGTATTTCCAGTCCAATTTTAGGTGAACCCCATGGAGAACCTTGCGCTAAATCGTTCGCCACATACCAAATCACCTGATCAGCGTTTGCAATCCCCGGCGCATCAGAATTTGTATCAGGAATTTCAATATTGAACTCATTTATTGTGAATTTTGGATCATAGATACCATTTTTATTTACGTCATAATACGGAGCTCCCTTTGCAGCGGGCCATTCTATCCAATCTTTTTTGTATTCCAAACGTAACCGTTGGAGGTCAAGAATTCCAATCTGTTTTTCTATGATTCCGTACGTTTCCGAAGCATCCTTTCTCAAATCAGCAGTAGCAAAATCCTTTCGTATCCTCCAGATACGAACTGTAGGATTGTATCTATTATCCGCCAGTCCTGTCTGCAATCCTACAATTGACCCCGGTTGTAATGTACTATAGGAAAAAGAACCGTTAACAATTTGCTGAGGTGCATTCAAGCAATATACAAATCCAGCATTTGAAACAATGGGAGCCGTATTTCGCGGAAAGGTAGCGCCAGTGATCTTTAAAGTAGAATTTGAAACCTCTTGCCTCCCATCAGTTGAATACCACGTTACAACATTATTAATGGTCATTGGAGCCCAGTAGATTCCACTATTGGGAACGGTGCGTTGAGAAAAAAGCTGAGAACAGCTTAACAAGATTACAACAGTAAAAAGATTACGGGTTTTCATTGAAACTCTATTGAGCGGTGGATATGACGCTGCATGGATTGAAAGGATTAGGTTGATTACAGGGAGATCGTTCTCCAAAATGCGGTGCTATCCAACAAGAGGTGAACTGTTGAGGAGAAGTGCTTACAACACCTCCTCGTTGAAAAATTGTGAAAGATGCGCTCACTTGGAATTGTTGCCTGGCTGAAACAAATCGCATACCGATATCATTTTGCGGATTTGCATTAATCTGACAATCCCTATCTACGACATATTTTACTTGAGAAATGAGGCTTGTGCTGTCATCTGTTTTGAGATTCCAACGGTACCGTAAAATAATGGAATCGTTTGGATCGATTGAGAGTTTATTGGTTGCAAAATTATATCCATTGGCATGGAACAGATTATCCATCGTTAATTCGTCCGTTCGATATGGAATAATTGCACCTCGTTCCTCAGGTGCGACAAGCCATTCAATTTTGATCGTTCCCTTCATCGATGCAAAATCAAATAGAGTCTCGTCATAGTAATTCTTATAGACAATGAAGATATCAATGGAAGATTGCGTCGGTTTGCTATCGGAATTGTACTGATATTGTGAGGAGACGGAACTGGTAAATAAATTTAGAGGATTATTTTGCGGCGGCAATTCTTCATCGCACGCCGCGAAGAGTAGCGGAAGTGAACACAATAGTAGAAAAAAATAATTTTTCATAACACCACACCATCAAGATAAAAAAACGCTATTTCATTTCTAAAATAGCGTTACAATAAATCACAGTATCGTTTTATTTCTCAGGTCTCATCTGAGGAAAGAAAATAACGTCTCGGATATGATCTTGCTGGGTCAATAGCATCACGAGGCGATCGATACCGATTCCGAGTCCGGCTGTCGGCGGCATGCCATATTCCAGCGCACGAAGAAAATCATCATCCATCGTCTGCGCTTCATCGTCCCCGCGCTCACGCAATCGCACTTGCTCTTCAAATCGGGCGCGCTGATCTAGAGGATCGTTCAGTTCCGAGAATGCATTACAGATCTCTTGACCATTCACAAATCCTTCAAATCGTTCCACCAATCCATCTTCACTGCGGTGTTTTTTTGCAAGCGGAGAGAGTTCTACCGGATAATCCATAATAAATGTCGGCTGGATCAAATGCGGCTGCACGGTAATGCTAAAGATCTCATCAATGATTTTTCCAGTCCCAATTTTCGGATCAAGATCGATATGCAGTTCTTTGGCAACTGCACGCAGCTCGCTCTCACTTTTTCCGCGTAATTGTTTGCCGGAATATTTTTCGATCGCGCCAAACATCGTCAATCGCTGCCACGGCGGTGTAAAATTGATCTCATTGTCTCCAAGTTTCACCATGGCACTTCCATTTAACGTTTGTGCAATGGAATGAACCATCTGTTCAACAAGTTCCATCATCCAACGATAATCTTTGTACGCAACGTACAATTCCATCATGGTAAATTCTGGATTGTGCGTGCGATCCATTCCTTCGTTACGAAAATCTTTTGCAATCTCATACACACCGTCAAACCCGCCGACGATCAAACGCTTCAAATATAATTCATCCGCAATGCGAAGGAACAATGGAATGTCCAACGCATTATGGTGTGTGGCAAACGGACGTGCACTTGCACCACCATACATTGGCTGCAGCGCAGGCGTTTCTACTTCGAGAAAATTCTTTTCATCCAGGAACTTTCTCATTTGACGAAGAATCATGGAACGTTTGATGAATGTTTCACGGACACCGGGATTCACCACCAAATCAACATACCGCTGACGATACCGAAGTTCCTTATCTGCAAACGGGTCAAATGTTACCTTATTCCCCTGCTCATCGGTCTTTTCTTTTACCACCGGAAGAGGGCGAAGAGATTTGGATAACAGAACACATTTCTGTGCATGAATAGACACTTCTCCCATTTTCGTTCTAAAGACATATCCTTCTACACCAATAATATCTCCGATATCAAGAAGTTTAAAATGATCATAGGTATCGCCCAAATCATCCTTCCTTAGATATGATTGTATTTTTCCGGTCATATCCTGTATATGACAGAACGATGCTTTTCCCATTCTGCGAATGGACATAATCCGTCCTGCTACAGAGACAATCCATTGTGGCATTTCGTCCTTGAAATTATCAATAACCTCTTTGGCAGATGCATTCCGTTCAAATCCATATGGGTACGGATTGACACCTGCTGCACGCAAATGGTCAAGTTCTTCGCGGCGGCGGGCCATGAGGGAGTTTAGTTCTTCATGATAGTCTTTGTTTAGTTCTTCAGTCATACTCTAAAATTCCAAATAACAAATATCAAATCCCAAATTATGGGCTTAGTTAAACACTTGATTTATTAATAATTGCAGACAATATTTTTTTAAGTTCAATTGCCTCTTCTAGAAATTTAGTTAATTGTTCATTCTCAGTGCCTGTGTTTGTCCTCATCATCACCCTCAACCACATTGCTGTTTCTTTAGCTTCTTTTCTACAAATTTTTGCACGGTATATAAAGTCTTTTTTACTAACTGCTTCATTTGCTTCTATATAGTTTGAACCAATGGAACCACTTGAACGAACTACCTGTTTGCAATGTTCAAGATTCGAAATCGTCCTAGCTAGTTTGTTGCAAAGAATCGAAACATCACCTGCAAACCGTTCTGTCCGTTCTTCTAAATCATAATGTTTCTCTTTCGAATTTTCTGCCATCAAAAAAATGGTTTGAAATTTAAAATTTGTATTTTGTTGTTTGTTATTTGGGATTTGTCATTTGTTATTTGTCATTTGGTGCTTCCTCTTGTAAACTCCGCCAACTTCACACATACATCATTCTGAATTTTTTCCGCTTTTGATGTGGGAACGGTGTAGTGATTCGCAACCATTGAGAATGCAAACATTTCTCCATCCGCACTTGTGACATATCCGGAAAGTGCTCGGACGTAACCGATAAATCCGGTTTTTGCGTGAACATTTCCTTCCGCTTTCGTTCCCTTCATACGATTGCGAATCGTTCCGTCTACCCCGGCTATGGGGAGAGATTCATAAAACGGCAAAAAATATTTTTCTTTATACATTCCAGACAAAATCGAAACAATATCAAATGGCGTAATTAAATCTAAACGGGACAAACCTGAACCATCGGCCATTCTCAATCGAACGGTATCAACACCCCAACTGGAAAGCACCGGATTCACTGCTGACCGGCCATTATCCATGGAACCAATCCCTAATCGTTCTTTTCCCATAGTTCGAAACACTTGTTCTGTATAAAAATTTTGGCTTGGCTTATTAATTGTACGAATGATGACGGAATACGGAACCGACGTAAACGATGCGAGTTGATTTGCATTATCGTATTTCAATGAATCCTTAATATCATCGATATCAATTGGATTTCCATTGACGCGGATTCCTTTTGACTCAAGTGCTTCTTTTAATACGGTAGCTGAATACAACGTTGGATTATCAATGGCGACAGATTCAATCAGTTCTTTTTTACCAATAGACATTTTACCGCGCACATAAACTGTATTGGTCCCGCGAACGCGGTAAAAATAAATATCGTTCACCGAGTCTGTAAGAGGTGCAGTCACAGTTTGGTTTATCACTTTCACATAGTTTGTATTCGGCACCCAAGACAGCGAACAAACATCCGCCACATTTGCCGAAGGAACAACTCGGAAATCAACGCAATTATCATTGAACGAAATGCCGCTGACCTGAGCTGCATAATAATCTGTTTCGTAATCCGCCGACCAGCCGGTACCGTAATATTCGTCATCAAAACAATTATCATCACCAACAATATTACCGCTGATCGCTTTGATACCGCGAACTTTCAGACTATCAGCCCATTGTTCAAAAGTTTCCGTTACTTTCCCTTCATTGAATCTTCCGGAAATCGTCGGATCACCGCTGCCAATAATGATTACATCCCCTGTCAACACACTATCGTTCACCGTACCGGTTGTTACCAATCGAGTTATGTATCGATAATCCGGACCGAGTGCTATCATTGCCGAAGAGGAAGTAAACAATTTCATATTCGATGCGGGCATAAACATTTTTTTCTCATTGCGAGAATAAATCGTTTCGCCTGTCTTCAATGATTTAATGAATACTCCCCAATGGGCATTTTCAAATGTAGGGTCGTCGAACGTTTGCGAGAGTTCATAACCAAGATTGCCGATAGGATTGGAAAGATCATATTTTGTCGTCTGTTGGGTTGAACACCCAATCAGAGCGGCCATCAGTAAAACCGCAAGCAGTGATGGTTTCATAGGCATAGTTTTTTTGAACGATTTAAGGTTGAACTTTACCAGTCGGATAAGCCGGTAAATTCACTTTGTCCGCTTTTGTTCTGTTCGTTAAAGCAGAAATTTCGTACAACTTTAATGCATGCCACGGTTGCACCTGATCCCATTGAAATCTCCAAGACCAATTTCCGAGCGCTTGGCCGGGCATGTTCATTCTCGCTTCTGTCCCTAATCCCAAAATATCCTGAAACGGAAATACTGCCATATCAGCAACCGACTGTGAAGCGATACGAATCAGATCCCATTGAATCTCTTTTCCATCGGTTCCGACATATTTTTTAACAAATTCACGTTCACGTTCCGTTGAGGATTTGAACCAGCCGATTGTCGTATCATTATCATGCGTACCGGAATAAACAACTGTGTTGGAAATATAATTGTGCGGAAGAAAATTATTTTTTGCATCCGCCGCAAATGCAAATTGCAAAATTCTCATCCCGGGGAAATTATAGCGATCTCGTAATTCAATAACATCAGGAGTGATTTCGCCGAGATCTTCAGCAATGATCGGCATTTTCCCGAGTTTCTTATCGATGGCATCGAATAATTTTGCTCCGGGACCTTTTACCCATTGTCCTTTTACTGCCGTTGCTTCTGTGGCAGGAATTTCCCAATAACCGGCAAATCCGCGGAAATGATCGATACGAACGATGTCCACTAACTCCAACGTTGTCTTGATCCGTTCAATGAACCAAGCGTAGTTCTCTTGGTGCATCGCTTTCCAATTGTAGAGTGGATTTCCCCACCGCTGACCCGTCACGGAAAAATAATCAGGCGGGACTCCTGCAACAACTGTCGGTTTCATCTGTTTATCAAGATGAAAGAGATGCTGGTTCGCCCAGACATCGGAACTTTGATAGGCGATGAAGATCGGGATATCACCGACGATTTTCACACCACGATCATTCGCATATTTTTTGAGTGCAAACCATTGGCGGAAGAAACACCACTGTGTAAATTCCCAGAAATTGATTTCCGCTTCTAATTCTTTGCGAATATTTTTTAACGCAGCTGGATTTCGTTTCGCAAGGTCGACATCCCACGAACTCCATTCGGCGCCGTTATATTTTTGAATCAACGACATGAACAGCGCATAATCACCGAGCCACGATTTTTGTTTTTTGCAGAATAATTCAAAATCATTCGTTTCTGCATTCGTTTTTTTTGCAAAAAATTGCTGCGAAGCCACGCGAAGTTTATTCATTCG
Proteins encoded in this window:
- the lysS gene encoding lysine--tRNA ligase → MTEELNKDYHEELNSLMARRREELDHLRAAGVNPYPYGFERNASAKEVIDNFKDEMPQWIVSVAGRIMSIRRMGKASFCHIQDMTGKIQSYLRKDDLGDTYDHFKLLDIGDIIGVEGYVFRTKMGEVSIHAQKCVLLSKSLRPLPVVKEKTDEQGNKVTFDPFADKELRYRQRYVDLVVNPGVRETFIKRSMILRQMRKFLDEKNFLEVETPALQPMYGGASARPFATHHNALDIPLFLRIADELYLKRLIVGGFDGVYEIAKDFRNEGMDRTHNPEFTMMELYVAYKDYRWMMELVEQMVHSIAQTLNGSAMVKLGDNEINFTPPWQRLTMFGAIEKYSGKQLRGKSESELRAVAKELHIDLDPKIGTGKIIDEIFSITVQPHLIQPTFIMDYPVELSPLAKKHRSEDGLVERFEGFVNGQEICNAFSELNDPLDQRARFEEQVRLRERGDDEAQTMDDDFLRALEYGMPPTAGLGIGIDRLVMLLTQQDHIRDVIFFPQMRPEK
- a CDS encoding four helix bundle protein is translated as MAENSKEKHYDLEERTERFAGDVSILCNKLARTISNLEHCKQVVRSSGSIGSNYIEANEAVSKKDFIYRAKICRKEAKETAMWLRVMMRTNTGTENEQLTKFLEEAIELKKILSAIINKSSV
- a CDS encoding CHRD domain-containing protein, encoding MKTRNLFTVVILLSCSQLFSQRTVPNSGIYWAPMTINNVVTWYSTDGRQEVSNSTLKITGATFPRNTAPIVSNAGFVYCLNAPQQIVNGSFSYSTLQPGSIVGLQTGLADNRYNPTVRIWRIRKDFATADLRKDASETYGIIEKQIGILDLQRLRLEYKKDWIEWPAAKGAPYYDVNKNGIYDPKFTINEFNIEIPDTNSDAPGIANADQVIWYVANDLAQGSPWGSPKIGLEIQFTIWGYNTNGALGNTIFRRYKMIYKGTANTSASSLLSNMYVGVLSTVTLGQSNDNLAGSDSLLGLGFVYNAKILDNEYRKFNRIPPAVGYDILQGPIVKGTSIDSALVNFSYKRGYKNLPTTSITYFGPLNRPPFLTGSGASEMVNALKGYPTVDTNLRVDPTTLQKAKFWSTGDPVSKNGWIDGVYEGASSRELILSTGPFSMALGDTQEIVSALIAADSPDRVASVHVLKYYDKIVQDSYQQFVTPAPSLPKMNATLTELDNSFLIEWEKDTARLNQTERFSSRGYLFEGYNLYQLAHPLSAPYTWKKVGTYDLQNEVTQIVQEDINLQTGRVELQVKQEGKNSGIIRYLILKNDALRNIPFVNGQQYYFAVTSYAYTNNPSALLRTIESEPQIISAVPHRPNPETILPYAIKDSLENLGENFIGQNDVRIGVKILDPYSVVGGTYDFWFGVSDASSTWTMVKNEPGSNYTTVKARLTANELPLPRPNPLPTGTGIALFTINDALDKITYSVEVNTNTNVTSIEIGQGPKTQNGPVLKTLSINSKTASGVWLKTDTQQPLTDSIIRDLAAGFLYVMVKSTNYPNGELRGQFYDGSIPRVKLPLPDFATSSRSVFTFLENRFVFEGISLYVSPAPTGFKSGEQVAPSRSNVVNQTNKEGTYSLIGPGISWGGYNLTESVIEIRFTNDTNWAMIDARLPAETKFIRVPFQVYQDSVRVWAVIENTIATDSLWNIKGNTFKNGKPTFDKIVGVVNKADAVGNDISYNTLTRNGTLPTTNTVRARLINGLNHIARNIIIVNESDNGIPPAPGTIIRLTPNKSIKYGDIRRITLQPIQKENKISAKQQLNTINVFPNPYYGVNIFESSTTNKFVTFSHLPEKATIRIFNLGGIHVRTMYKDDLSQFFRWDLRNEKGFFVASGLYIVYIDAENIGVITLKLAVIMEDQNLNIYE
- the malQ gene encoding 4-alpha-glucanotransferase gives rise to the protein MSFERSSGILLHPTSLPGQFGSGDLGASSYHFIEWLVVAGQKLWQMLPLGPVGMGDSPYMCLSAFAGEPMLIDLQELVDRGWLPKNELEKRPAFNQHKVHYGDVKTFRMNKLRVASQQFFAKKTNAETNDFELFCKKQKSWLGDYALFMSLIQKYNGAEWSSWDVDLAKRNPAALKNIRKELEAEINFWEFTQWCFFRQWFALKKYANDRGVKIVGDIPIFIAYQSSDVWANQHLFHLDKQMKPTVVAGVPPDYFSVTGQRWGNPLYNWKAMHQENYAWFIERIKTTLELVDIVRIDHFRGFAGYWEIPATEATAVKGQWVKGPGAKLFDAIDKKLGKMPIIAEDLGEITPDVIELRDRYNFPGMRILQFAFAADAKNNFLPHNYISNTVVYSGTHDNDTTIGWFKSSTEREREFVKKYVGTDGKEIQWDLIRIASQSVADMAVFPFQDILGLGTEARMNMPGQALGNWSWRFQWDQVQPWHALKLYEISALTNRTKADKVNLPAYPTGKVQP
- the dacB gene encoding D-alanyl-D-alanine carboxypeptidase/D-alanyl-D-alanine-endopeptidase; translated protein: MPMKPSLLAVLLMAALIGCSTQQTTKYDLSNPIGNLGYELSQTFDDPTFENAHWGVFIKSLKTGETIYSRNEKKMFMPASNMKLFTSSSAMIALGPDYRYITRLVTTGTVNDSVLTGDVIIIGSGDPTISGRFNEGKVTETFEQWADSLKVRGIKAISGNIVGDDNCFDDEYYGTGWSADYETDYYAAQVSGISFNDNCVDFRVVPSANVADVCSLSWVPNTNYVKVINQTVTAPLTDSVNDIYFYRVRGTNTVYVRGKMSIGKKELIESVAIDNPTLYSATVLKEALESKGIRVNGNPIDIDDIKDSLKYDNANQLASFTSVPYSVIIRTINKPSQNFYTEQVFRTMGKERLGIGSMDNGRSAVNPVLSSWGVDTVRLRMADGSGLSRLDLITPFDIVSILSGMYKEKYFLPFYESLPIAGVDGTIRNRMKGTKAEGNVHAKTGFIGYVRALSGYVTSADGEMFAFSMVANHYTVPTSKAEKIQNDVCVKLAEFTRGSTK